The following are encoded together in the Phaseolus vulgaris cultivar G19833 chromosome 9, P. vulgaris v2.0, whole genome shotgun sequence genome:
- the LOC137820801 gene encoding CBL-interacting serine/threonine-protein kinase 1-like isoform X3 has protein sequence MVIVNLGRKEGHGKRLGKYELGKTLGEGNFGKVKLARDTDSGKLFAVKILEKSRIIDLNNTDQIKREISTLKLLKHPNVVRLYEVLASKAKIYMVLEYVNGGELFDKIASKGKLGEAEGRKIFQQLTDGVSFCHSKGVFHRDLKLENVLLDAKGNIKITDFNLSALPQHFREDGLLHTTCGSPNYVAPEILANKGYDGGTSDIWSCGVILYVILTGYLPFDDRNLAVLYQKIFKGDVQIPRWLSPGAQNIIKRMLDPNPKSRITMAMIKEDEWFKEGYTPANPDNEEEGVYIDDDEAFSIHNASLESDQGSPTSPPLVNAFQLIGMSSSLDLSGLFEKEDVSERKLRFTSTHPPKDLEERIEDIVTGMRCRVQKKNGILKVIQDIKAQKCVGSLSVIIEVFEISPTLYVVELSKSCGDASAYRQVVRK, from the exons ATGGTGATTGTAAACCTTGGGAGAAAGGAGGGGCATGGAAAACGACTTGGGAAATACGAGTTGGGAAAGACTCTTGGAGAAGGAAATTTTGGGAAGGTCAAGTTGGCAAGGGACACTGATTCTGGGAAGCTTTTTGCTGTTAAGATCCTTGAGAAGAGCAGGATTATTGACCTCAATAACACTGATCAG ATAAAGAGGGAAATATCTACCTTGAAGCTTCTGAAGCACCCTAATGTCGTCAGATTGTACGAG GTCTTGGCTAGCAAAGCCAAAATTTACATGGTACTTGAGTACGTGAATGGAGGAGAGTTATTTGACAAAATT GCATCCAAAGGTAAACTTGGAGAAGCTGAAGGTAGGAAGATATTCCAACAGTTGACTGATGGTGTGAGCTTCTGCCACAGTAAAGGTGTCTTCCACAGGGATCTTAAG CTGGAGAATGTACTTCTCGATGCCAAAGGGAACATAAAGATAACCGATTTTAACCTTAGTGCTTTGCCTCAGCATTTTAGG GAAGATGGGTTGCTTCATACTACTTGTGGAAGTCCCAACTATGTTGCTCCTGAGATTCTTGCTAATAAAGGCTATGATGGTGGAACATCAGATATATGGTCATGTGGTGTTATCTTGTATGTAATTCTTACAGGATATCTTCCTTTCGATGACAGAAATCTTGCAGTTCTTTATCAAAAG ATTTTTAAAGGAGACGTTCAGATACCAAGATGGCTATCACCTGGTgctcaaaacattataaaaagAATGCTTGATCCAAATCCTAAAAGCCGGATAACAATGGCTATGATCAAAGAAGATGAATGGTTCAAGGAAGGTTATACTCCTGCAAATCCAGATAATGAAGAAGAGGGTGTGTACATTGATGATGATGAAGCCTTTTCCATCCATAATGCG TCACTTGAATCAGATCAGGGTAGTCCAACATCGCCACCACTTGTCAATGCATTTCAATTGATAGGGATGTCTTCAAGTCTAGATCTCTCTGGCCTATTTGAGAAAGAG GATGTTTCGGAGAGGAAGTTAAGGTTTACATCCACTCATCCACCAAAAGATTTGGAGGAGAGGATAGAAGACATTGTAACAGGGATGAGATGTAGAGTCCAGAAGAAGAATGGGATT TTGAAAGTGATACAAGATATCAAAGCACAGAAATGTGTAGGTAGTCTTTCAGTGATCATAGAG GTATTTGAAATTAGTCCAACATTGTATGTAGTAGAGCTAAGTAAGTCTTGTGGAGATGCTTCTGCATATAGACAG gtggtgagaaaatga
- the LOC137820801 gene encoding CBL-interacting serine/threonine-protein kinase 1-like isoform X4, protein MVIVNLGRKEGHGKRLGKYELGKTLGEGNFGKVKLARDTDSGKLFAVKILEKSRIIDLNNTDQIKREISTLKLLKHPNVVRLYEVLASKAKIYMVLEYVNGGELFDKIASKGKLGEAEGRKIFQQLTDGVSFCHSKGVFHRDLKEDGLLHTTCGSPNYVAPEILANKGYDGGTSDIWSCGVILYVILTGYLPFDDRNLAVLYQKIFKGDVQIPRWLSPGAQNIIKRMLDPNPKSRITMAMIKEDEWFKEGYTPANPDNEEEGVYIDDDEAFSIHNASLESDQGSPTSPPLVNAFQLIGMSSSLDLSGLFEKEDVSERKLRFTSTHPPKDLEERIEDIVTGMRCRVQKKNGILKVIQDIKAQKCVGSLSVIIEVFEISPTLYVVELSKSCGDASAYRQVVRK, encoded by the exons ATGGTGATTGTAAACCTTGGGAGAAAGGAGGGGCATGGAAAACGACTTGGGAAATACGAGTTGGGAAAGACTCTTGGAGAAGGAAATTTTGGGAAGGTCAAGTTGGCAAGGGACACTGATTCTGGGAAGCTTTTTGCTGTTAAGATCCTTGAGAAGAGCAGGATTATTGACCTCAATAACACTGATCAG ATAAAGAGGGAAATATCTACCTTGAAGCTTCTGAAGCACCCTAATGTCGTCAGATTGTACGAG GTCTTGGCTAGCAAAGCCAAAATTTACATGGTACTTGAGTACGTGAATGGAGGAGAGTTATTTGACAAAATT GCATCCAAAGGTAAACTTGGAGAAGCTGAAGGTAGGAAGATATTCCAACAGTTGACTGATGGTGTGAGCTTCTGCCACAGTAAAGGTGTCTTCCACAGGGATCTTAAG GAAGATGGGTTGCTTCATACTACTTGTGGAAGTCCCAACTATGTTGCTCCTGAGATTCTTGCTAATAAAGGCTATGATGGTGGAACATCAGATATATGGTCATGTGGTGTTATCTTGTATGTAATTCTTACAGGATATCTTCCTTTCGATGACAGAAATCTTGCAGTTCTTTATCAAAAG ATTTTTAAAGGAGACGTTCAGATACCAAGATGGCTATCACCTGGTgctcaaaacattataaaaagAATGCTTGATCCAAATCCTAAAAGCCGGATAACAATGGCTATGATCAAAGAAGATGAATGGTTCAAGGAAGGTTATACTCCTGCAAATCCAGATAATGAAGAAGAGGGTGTGTACATTGATGATGATGAAGCCTTTTCCATCCATAATGCG TCACTTGAATCAGATCAGGGTAGTCCAACATCGCCACCACTTGTCAATGCATTTCAATTGATAGGGATGTCTTCAAGTCTAGATCTCTCTGGCCTATTTGAGAAAGAG GATGTTTCGGAGAGGAAGTTAAGGTTTACATCCACTCATCCACCAAAAGATTTGGAGGAGAGGATAGAAGACATTGTAACAGGGATGAGATGTAGAGTCCAGAAGAAGAATGGGATT TTGAAAGTGATACAAGATATCAAAGCACAGAAATGTGTAGGTAGTCTTTCAGTGATCATAGAG GTATTTGAAATTAGTCCAACATTGTATGTAGTAGAGCTAAGTAAGTCTTGTGGAGATGCTTCTGCATATAGACAG gtggtgagaaaatga
- the LOC137820801 gene encoding CBL-interacting serine/threonine-protein kinase 1-like isoform X1, with the protein MVIVNLGRKEGHGKRLGKYELGKTLGEGNFGKVKLARDTDSGKLFAVKILEKSRIIDLNNTDQIKREISTLKLLKHPNVVRLYEVLASKAKIYMVLEYVNGGELFDKIASKGKLGEAEGRKIFQQLTDGVSFCHSKGVFHRDLKLENVLLDAKGNIKITDFNLSALPQHFREDGLLHTTCGSPNYVAPEILANKGYDGGTSDIWSCGVILYVILTGYLPFDDRNLAVLYQKIFKGDVQIPRWLSPGAQNIIKRMLDPNPKSRITMAMIKEDEWFKEGYTPANPDNEEEGVYIDDDEAFSIHNASLESDQGSPTSPPLVNAFQLIGMSSSLDLSGLFEKEDVSERKLRFTSTHPPKDLEERIEDIVTGMRCRVQKKNGILKVIQDIKAQKCVGSLSVIIEVFEISPTLYVVELSKSCGDASAYRQLCQKLSNELGFDPNQQLGSSEMIGLLRENNLEAI; encoded by the exons ATGGTGATTGTAAACCTTGGGAGAAAGGAGGGGCATGGAAAACGACTTGGGAAATACGAGTTGGGAAAGACTCTTGGAGAAGGAAATTTTGGGAAGGTCAAGTTGGCAAGGGACACTGATTCTGGGAAGCTTTTTGCTGTTAAGATCCTTGAGAAGAGCAGGATTATTGACCTCAATAACACTGATCAG ATAAAGAGGGAAATATCTACCTTGAAGCTTCTGAAGCACCCTAATGTCGTCAGATTGTACGAG GTCTTGGCTAGCAAAGCCAAAATTTACATGGTACTTGAGTACGTGAATGGAGGAGAGTTATTTGACAAAATT GCATCCAAAGGTAAACTTGGAGAAGCTGAAGGTAGGAAGATATTCCAACAGTTGACTGATGGTGTGAGCTTCTGCCACAGTAAAGGTGTCTTCCACAGGGATCTTAAG CTGGAGAATGTACTTCTCGATGCCAAAGGGAACATAAAGATAACCGATTTTAACCTTAGTGCTTTGCCTCAGCATTTTAGG GAAGATGGGTTGCTTCATACTACTTGTGGAAGTCCCAACTATGTTGCTCCTGAGATTCTTGCTAATAAAGGCTATGATGGTGGAACATCAGATATATGGTCATGTGGTGTTATCTTGTATGTAATTCTTACAGGATATCTTCCTTTCGATGACAGAAATCTTGCAGTTCTTTATCAAAAG ATTTTTAAAGGAGACGTTCAGATACCAAGATGGCTATCACCTGGTgctcaaaacattataaaaagAATGCTTGATCCAAATCCTAAAAGCCGGATAACAATGGCTATGATCAAAGAAGATGAATGGTTCAAGGAAGGTTATACTCCTGCAAATCCAGATAATGAAGAAGAGGGTGTGTACATTGATGATGATGAAGCCTTTTCCATCCATAATGCG TCACTTGAATCAGATCAGGGTAGTCCAACATCGCCACCACTTGTCAATGCATTTCAATTGATAGGGATGTCTTCAAGTCTAGATCTCTCTGGCCTATTTGAGAAAGAG GATGTTTCGGAGAGGAAGTTAAGGTTTACATCCACTCATCCACCAAAAGATTTGGAGGAGAGGATAGAAGACATTGTAACAGGGATGAGATGTAGAGTCCAGAAGAAGAATGGGATT TTGAAAGTGATACAAGATATCAAAGCACAGAAATGTGTAGGTAGTCTTTCAGTGATCATAGAG GTATTTGAAATTAGTCCAACATTGTATGTAGTAGAGCTAAGTAAGTCTTGTGGAGATGCTTCTGCATATAGACAG TTATGCCAGAAGTTATCAAATGAATTGGGTTTTGATCCAAACCAACAGTTAGGGAGCTCAGAAATGATAGGCCTACTGAGAGAAAATAATTTGGAAGCTATATAA
- the LOC137820801 gene encoding CBL-interacting serine/threonine-protein kinase 1-like isoform X2, producing the protein MVIVNLGRKEGHGKRLGKYELGKTLGEGNFGKVKLARDTDSGKLFAVKILEKSRIIDLNNTDQIKREISTLKLLKHPNVVRLYEVLASKAKIYMVLEYVNGGELFDKIASKGKLGEAEGRKIFQQLTDGVSFCHSKGVFHRDLKEDGLLHTTCGSPNYVAPEILANKGYDGGTSDIWSCGVILYVILTGYLPFDDRNLAVLYQKIFKGDVQIPRWLSPGAQNIIKRMLDPNPKSRITMAMIKEDEWFKEGYTPANPDNEEEGVYIDDDEAFSIHNASLESDQGSPTSPPLVNAFQLIGMSSSLDLSGLFEKEDVSERKLRFTSTHPPKDLEERIEDIVTGMRCRVQKKNGILKVIQDIKAQKCVGSLSVIIEVFEISPTLYVVELSKSCGDASAYRQLCQKLSNELGFDPNQQLGSSEMIGLLRENNLEAI; encoded by the exons ATGGTGATTGTAAACCTTGGGAGAAAGGAGGGGCATGGAAAACGACTTGGGAAATACGAGTTGGGAAAGACTCTTGGAGAAGGAAATTTTGGGAAGGTCAAGTTGGCAAGGGACACTGATTCTGGGAAGCTTTTTGCTGTTAAGATCCTTGAGAAGAGCAGGATTATTGACCTCAATAACACTGATCAG ATAAAGAGGGAAATATCTACCTTGAAGCTTCTGAAGCACCCTAATGTCGTCAGATTGTACGAG GTCTTGGCTAGCAAAGCCAAAATTTACATGGTACTTGAGTACGTGAATGGAGGAGAGTTATTTGACAAAATT GCATCCAAAGGTAAACTTGGAGAAGCTGAAGGTAGGAAGATATTCCAACAGTTGACTGATGGTGTGAGCTTCTGCCACAGTAAAGGTGTCTTCCACAGGGATCTTAAG GAAGATGGGTTGCTTCATACTACTTGTGGAAGTCCCAACTATGTTGCTCCTGAGATTCTTGCTAATAAAGGCTATGATGGTGGAACATCAGATATATGGTCATGTGGTGTTATCTTGTATGTAATTCTTACAGGATATCTTCCTTTCGATGACAGAAATCTTGCAGTTCTTTATCAAAAG ATTTTTAAAGGAGACGTTCAGATACCAAGATGGCTATCACCTGGTgctcaaaacattataaaaagAATGCTTGATCCAAATCCTAAAAGCCGGATAACAATGGCTATGATCAAAGAAGATGAATGGTTCAAGGAAGGTTATACTCCTGCAAATCCAGATAATGAAGAAGAGGGTGTGTACATTGATGATGATGAAGCCTTTTCCATCCATAATGCG TCACTTGAATCAGATCAGGGTAGTCCAACATCGCCACCACTTGTCAATGCATTTCAATTGATAGGGATGTCTTCAAGTCTAGATCTCTCTGGCCTATTTGAGAAAGAG GATGTTTCGGAGAGGAAGTTAAGGTTTACATCCACTCATCCACCAAAAGATTTGGAGGAGAGGATAGAAGACATTGTAACAGGGATGAGATGTAGAGTCCAGAAGAAGAATGGGATT TTGAAAGTGATACAAGATATCAAAGCACAGAAATGTGTAGGTAGTCTTTCAGTGATCATAGAG GTATTTGAAATTAGTCCAACATTGTATGTAGTAGAGCTAAGTAAGTCTTGTGGAGATGCTTCTGCATATAGACAG TTATGCCAGAAGTTATCAAATGAATTGGGTTTTGATCCAAACCAACAGTTAGGGAGCTCAGAAATGATAGGCCTACTGAGAGAAAATAATTTGGAAGCTATATAA